The following DNA comes from Mycobacteriales bacterium.
CAAGTGCCACTCCCTCGACATGCACATTGAGAGGGGAGGAGCAGGTCAGCCAGGCGGAACAGCGGGGTTAGCGAGGCTTGAGAACGGTGACGGAAGCAGTGGCAGAGGCAGGGTCGGAGTCGGGCGTGGGACGGGTGCAGAGGGCATCCAGAACGGCCGGAGCGGACTCGTCGTCGTACAGGTGTCCGTAGCGGTCCATCGTGAGCGAGACGGTCGTGTGACCCATCCAGACGGACAGTCGCTTCGGATTCACGCCGGCCGCGATCATCAGCGACGCGTACGTGTGCCGCAGGTCATGGAACCGCGTCTCCGGCGGCAGCCCCGCGCGGACGACGGCGGGCTTGAACACCTGTAGGTAGAACGTGTTGTGCCGCCGCGGCTTGCCGTCGTCGCCGAACACGAGGTCGTCCATCTCGAGCCCGGCGCGCCCGATGTGCTTGGCGAGCAGGTCGCAGAGCGACGGCGAGATGGGAACGGTGCGACGACCGGCATTGCTCTTGGGCGTGTCCACGATCAGCTCGGAGCCGAGGTCGGTCACGGTCTGGCGGACGTTGAGGCGGCGGCGCAGCAGCTCGATGTCGCGGACGCGGAGGCCGTTCAGCTCGCCGGCGCGCAGGCCGGAGCCCGCCGCGGTCAGCACCAGCAGGTCGAGCGGTGGCGGCAGTTCATCGGCGAGCGCCTGGACCTGCTCGACGGTGAGGAACACGTTGTCCTTGGGGCGTAGGCGCGGTGGCTTCACGTCGTGGCACGGGTTCGTGCGGATCATCTTGCGGCGCACGGCCTCGTCGAGGATCAGGCGCGCGACCATCAGCACGTTGCGGACGGTGGACGGGCAGCGGCCCGCAGCCGTCATGGCCGTGACGATCGCCTGAACGTCGCCGTAGGTGATGCGGCCGACCGGCTTGTCGTGCAGCGGCGCAAGGTTGTGGTCGATCGCGGATCGGTACGTGATCTGCGTGCGTCGCTTGAGTTGGAGTTGGGCCGCGAACCACTGCTCCGCGACGACGCGGAAGGGAACCGCCCCCGCGGACGGAGCGACGTACGTCCCTTCTCGTAGGTCCGCGTGGACGGCGCTCTGGAACGCGCGTGCCTCGTCCTTCGTCTCGAACGTCCGCGACCGCTGCCGGCCCTCGCCGTCGCGGAAGCGGACCTCGTAGACGGTGCCCTTCACGCGGTTGAGCCGACGGATTCCACTGGTCC
Coding sequences within:
- a CDS encoding site-specific integrase; amino-acid sequence: MKGTVYEVRFRDGEGRQRSRTFETKDEARAFQSAVHADLREGTYVAPSAGAVPFRVVAEQWFAAQLQLKRRTQITYRSAIDHNLAPLHDKPVGRITYGDVQAIVTAMTAAGRCPSTVRNVLMVARLILDEAVRRKMIRTNPCHDVKPPRLRPKDNVFLTVEQVQALADELPPPLDLLVLTAAGSGLRAGELNGLRVRDIELLRRRLNVRQTVTDLGSELIVDTPKSNAGRRTVPISPSLCDLLAKHIGRAGLEMDDLVFGDDGKPRRHNTFYLQVFKPAVVRAGLPPETRFHDLRHTYASLMIAAGVNPKRLSVWMGHTTVSLTMDRYGHLYDDESAPAVLDALCTRPTPDSDPASATASVTVLKPR